The nucleotide sequence ATGACCATCCTTAACTGGTATGAAAAACCTCATCTGATCGAGAAAAGCGGAGGCACCATTCGTTTTCAAGAGGCCCCCAAAAGCTATCGGGTGATCACCAACATTGACTGTTCGGCTTTGCCGCAATATGGGCGGATTAAAGATGCCAAGGGTAAAGTGCTGATGACCTTTACCTGTGCGGAAAACCAAATGCTCATGGAGGAGCATTATTTTCAATTCAGCAAAGAGGAAAAGAAGCTGGTCCAACAAATGTGGAAAGACACCAAAAAGGGTCTTACCGACATCGTGATCTATGATGGGTGCTATGAGCGGGTCAGACATAAATATCAAGCCACCAAGTCTTCGCCTCATGACCGGTTTCTCTCCTGGTTTGCTGAGGTCATCACCCATCAAAAAGAATTGATCGAAGCATATGTTCCTAGTCCAGGTAAGTATGTTTCACAAGAGGGATATAACATCATAAGCAATTAAATTTTAAATTCTGGAAGCAAGACAATGAAATATTATCTAACAATTATTCTATGGGCCTTAACCATGACAAGCAATTGGGGGCTCGATCTAAATCCTGCTGATGGTTACTCGGATGTCTGGGTTCGCGAACTAAATGATGGTGTTGTCGATGCGGATACTTTTGACGAGGACGGAGATGGTATTTCGTTTAGAGAGGAACATGACTATGGATTAGATCCTGAAGTAGCAAATCCTGATTTCTTTGTCATCAAGTGGAAGAACCTCCCTCCGTTGAAATTGGTGATAGAACTACAGGATGTAGAAAGTGTAATCTACAACATTGAAGTCAGCAATGACTTAGCAACATGGTCCTTGCCTGCACCGCTCTCAAACATAATTGGTAACGGAAATACTCCTTTCAGTGTCGAAGTAGATACAACAAGTTCAGAATCCTTTCTAGGAGTTTTGGGTATCGGCTTTGTGGATAGTAATGATGGCGACTTACTCAACGATTATGAGGAATACTTGATTGGAACCAATAAGACCAAAGCGAGTAGTGATTCAGATCAACTGCTAGATCACTGGGAATGGCTCTACCAAGTAAGTGATCCTCGTTTTGACCCACTTGATGGGGATAGTGATGGAAATGCTAGGGCCGACCATATGGATGACTTTGACGGTGACCTGCGAAGTAACCTGGATGAAATGCTTCAGAACACAGATCCTCATGACGCAGGAGATTTCGCCACCGAGATCAATGATACAAGCAATCTAGCACATTACGAATTATACACGCCAATTCATTAATTTATAAAAACCTAGGAATCATGGGAGAGAATATGAATGTTTTTAAATACTTTTTAGTATGTTGGAGTTTAGTTGCCATCCTGTGGTATGAAGGTCCTCATGCCTTTGCTCAAGAATGTGCCTGTGAAGATGATAAAATTTCTGTAGAGATTTCTGCTTTTTATAATGAAGCATCCCAGCAAGACCAATTATTCTTAGAAGATGTTAAACTGAAAGTCGGGGATTCCGAGTTGGCTCCGGTATTTGCAGAGGAGCAATCTCCTGGCGCAAATAGGTTTTTCTATGAATGGCAGACGGACGGAGACATTCAGCCGGAAGTGCCTGGTCAACTAAAAGTCCAGATTCCGGTTGATGAGGAAATCGAAGTAAGTTTTAACGGTGTTACAGGAGTGGGCGAATACGCAGAATATGCTTTTAAGACCTTATTTTTTGCCCCTTGCTTCCTTAAGTTTGAAATAGACGGAACCGTTGTTGAGCTAAATGAGGCCAATAACTACAATACTAATATTGATTTAGGGCCTGACAACTCGATTGATATTCGTTTGGTTGAGAACTATTTGAGTGATACTTATGTTATTCTAGATCAGCAAGAGTATCCGAATGGTGGTTCACTGGATTCCTTTACGCTAAAAGTGATTACTAAGGATGAAGACGAGGGGGATGAGCCAGGTTCTAATGCCAGTGGTGGTTCTTCGGGCTCTTATGCATCCGGTGCTCCAAGTGGAGGTGCGGGCGAGCCGGGAGGAGTAACGCCTCCAAGTGTTTTCAATCGTCATTCTTTTTCCTTAGGATCATTGGATTCCACCACATCCGCCGGCTCTCTATCCACCAGTATGAGGCAATTAAGTGATTCTTCTATGGCTTCAGAATCTACCTTTCACTCCGGTATTGTTTCCTATGATCTGGTCAATGATGCCGTGACTGTTAATACCAGAACGATTGCAACTGGAGTAACAGCCATACAAAATCTCACCACGCTTGATACCCATGTAGAGGTAAGAGAAGGCCTTCTTGGGGAAAGTGATTGGCAGGGCAGCACCTTATCAACAGGAAGCTTTGAAATGATCTTTTATCCAACGCCTTATAATCCATCAGATTCGCCTTTAGCAGTATGGAGGTATGATCAAATAGGATCCGGCTCTACAGTACAACTTCAAGTCACTCGCATTGATCAACCTAACACCTCTGAGCAAACGACAGATGTGACAACCTATGAAAATGTAGATACACCCACAGATGAAGGTTGGCGCAGTGTGACTCAAAATGGAGATAAAACCGAGGAATTCTTTTGGAGATATGTAGATGACGAAGCATACACCAAAATCATTAGGATCTACGATAACCGCAACAGCACCACGCTGGTAGCCGAAACACAAACAACCTATCAATACCACAGTAGCGAAATAGGCTGGGTCATTACTCAGGAAATAGAAGACCCTCTGGGAGCCAATCTTATCACGACCTGGACCTATGAGGATGACACACTCAGCCCTGCTTTCGGTCAGCTACTAAGTGTGGAGAACTCCGATGGCACTTGGGAAGCTTATCAATACGATAGCACTGGTGAGCTTATGGCAACATCCACTCCCTGGAAGGATACAACGCTTCTCAATGCTGATCTGGTCAATGGCAGCAATTGTATAAAAGAAGTAAGCAGTTACGACAGCGGCACTGAAACCCGGATCACAGAAACCTATATTGAAGGAATTAAAACCAAACAAAGTGATCGAAGCAGCCTTTTTGTTTCACCAAACTATCAAACCACGGAAAAAGAGTACTTCTCAGATGGGAGTTTTCTGACGACTTTTACATTGCAAGAAAATGTGTCATCGCGCAGAACGCTACATGTTGATGATCCAGAGGGCACACGCACCAGTTATGAATATGAGACTGGAACTTGGAATGCCGGGACGGGGGAGTTTGTGGCCGACCCTCCTGGCACATCTTCATGGAATCGAGGTCCGGACCTGCGTAAATTAACCAAGAATGGAACGGTTAGCTCGCCTGATGGAATCGCTGACCAAAGCACCTGGCAGCGCTCTATCTTTGTGGATGAAGAAGCGGGCCTCAGTGAACAACTAATCTATGGATCAGGAGGAACTGAGGTAATAGAAACCACTACTTCTAGCGAGGAAGAGGGGGATTGGAATGAAGTCAGCAAGTCCTTTTCGCCTATGCTGGGAGGCAAAGCGAGGCGTGAGCAGACCTTGGTCAACGGAGTGGTTGTCTCAACCCAGATTTATGATAAGGGAGATCTGGTTGCCTCTACAGATCGTGAAGGCCATACGACCACCTACACCTATGATGGCTATGGACGCCCGGAGACAGAGACACGGCCGTCGGTCAATGGAACGATGGTCACCACTTATGGCTATGATGTTTTGGGAAGGCTGGAAACATCAACCACTCAGGGAGGCTCTTTGTCTCTCTCCTCACAAACCACTTATTACCCTAGCGGTGAAGTCGCCTCTCGGACCGATGCCAGTGGATTAGTGACTACCTATCAATACAGCACAGGACCAAGCGGTAATCGGGTGGAAACCATCACCAGGCCCAATGGCAAAACTCAAATAACGGAATACCACCTCGATGGGCAAATCAAATCCATTACTGGAACCGGTGTGATTCCCGAATTCTACGATTACCAAGTAGAACCCAATGGAAATCTTTCCACCACACATTACATTGGCAGTAGCGATCCTACTTCCCCTCGTTGGACTAGGACCACTTACGACTGGCTTGGTCGAATAGAGTCCCAAAGCCAGCCAGCTTTTTCCGGTGGGGAGCAGACGACAAACTATGTTTACAACGCCATAACTGGTTTGCTCGAAAGACAAGAGAGAACAGGCTTAGCCGACATCCTTTATGAATACGATCCATTGGCGCGACAAAGTAAACAGGGATTAGATTTGGCCGGTGATGATGATGTCCTCACACTGGCTTCCACAGACCGCCTCACTGAAACCGAGCAACGGTTCGTCAAAGAATCAAATACGTGGTTCCGTCAGATCACGACCAGCCGTTACCTTAGTGATGATGGAATTACAGACATCCACAAAACAATCAGTAAAGAGCAAGTATCCGGTTTGCAAATTGGGGGCTTACTAAATAAATCCATTTTCATCCAGGACATTGACAACAACAACGCCACCACTACTACCATGACCCGTATGCTAACCACCCCTGGGGTGGTGACTTCTACCACAGATGTTCCTGACTCTTCGAGCGATCAGGTGGATGTCTATAGCAATGGGCAGCTTGCCAGCTCAACAAATCCATCGATTCCAGCAGGAGAAAATGCTATCACCCTTTACACCTACGATGACCTGGACCGTCTGGATACTCTCACCGATCCAAGAGGTGTGAAGACAACGTATTCCTATTACACCACTTCGGCCAGTGGAGGACTGAAAGGTCAAATACAAACCATGATCACCTCTACAAACCCTAGCTCTCCTGGTCCTACCCACAATAAGGTGAGATATGAATATTATATGGATGGTGAGTTGGGAGCCGGGCAGATTAAGCTGCAGCAGAATATCAGACCTCTCGATGATGTGGTTCTCAATGAAACCCGTTTCCAATATGATGACCTCAACCGCCTCACTCACCAGTGGGGTTCCGCCACCTATCCCAAAAAATATGGCTACAATGGCTATGGTGACCAAACCACCTTGGAGACTTACCGAGCTGGCACCGGCTGGAATAGTGCAAGCCTACCTTCTGCTTTTAGCTCACCGGGAGACATCACGACCTGGAATTATCAACCCTCCACCGGACTTTTGACTTCCAAAATATATGCTGATAACAAGGGAACCTCCTACACCTATTATGATTCAAGCCTCTTACAAACAAGAGTATGGGAGCGTGATAGTGGCCTGACTACCTCCTATTCCTACAACGGAGCCGGTCAGCTAGAGGATACCACTTATTCTGATGGAACAACCGACATCATTCGCACCTATGACCGGGCCGGGCGTTTGGCCACAGTGCAAGATGATGCGGGAACCCATACCTTGACTCATGCCTTTGACGGAGGCTTAGAACAAACGATCATCTCGGGTTCCGGTGTGCTTAGCGGAACAACACTCAATCCTGGTTATGATGCATGGGGCAGAAGAAACAACTTTGCCATTCCAACAAGTTCTATCTCCCAATCCATGACCTACAACGCCTCTACGGGAAGGCTAAGCAGCTTCGCTCAGGATGCAAACCTCGTGACCTATGGTTATGAACCGGAAAGCAATCTGATCAAGACCATGACATCCAACAATGGATCAAGCGATGTTCTCACCAAAACCAAGACCTTCGATACCATAAGCAGAATGTCGTCCTTTAGTGTGAACAGCGGCACATTATCCCTAACAAATGACTTGGACGCGCTCAATCGACGGATCACCACAAATCGCCAAGACGGAACCTATTGGGATTACTTTTATAATGACCGCAACGAAGTGGTGTCTGCCAGCCAGCATTTTTCCAATGATGAGTTCATGCCTGGTAGAAATTTTTCCTACACCTACGACCACATTGGAAAC is from Verrucomicrobiota bacterium and encodes:
- a CDS encoding RHS repeat-associated core domain-containing protein is translated as MNVFKYFLVCWSLVAILWYEGPHAFAQECACEDDKISVEISAFYNEASQQDQLFLEDVKLKVGDSELAPVFAEEQSPGANRFFYEWQTDGDIQPEVPGQLKVQIPVDEEIEVSFNGVTGVGEYAEYAFKTLFFAPCFLKFEIDGTVVELNEANNYNTNIDLGPDNSIDIRLVENYLSDTYVILDQQEYPNGGSLDSFTLKVITKDEDEGDEPGSNASGGSSGSYASGAPSGGAGEPGGVTPPSVFNRHSFSLGSLDSTTSAGSLSTSMRQLSDSSMASESTFHSGIVSYDLVNDAVTVNTRTIATGVTAIQNLTTLDTHVEVREGLLGESDWQGSTLSTGSFEMIFYPTPYNPSDSPLAVWRYDQIGSGSTVQLQVTRIDQPNTSEQTTDVTTYENVDTPTDEGWRSVTQNGDKTEEFFWRYVDDEAYTKIIRIYDNRNSTTLVAETQTTYQYHSSEIGWVITQEIEDPLGANLITTWTYEDDTLSPAFGQLLSVENSDGTWEAYQYDSTGELMATSTPWKDTTLLNADLVNGSNCIKEVSSYDSGTETRITETYIEGIKTKQSDRSSLFVSPNYQTTEKEYFSDGSFLTTFTLQENVSSRRTLHVDDPEGTRTSYEYETGTWNAGTGEFVADPPGTSSWNRGPDLRKLTKNGTVSSPDGIADQSTWQRSIFVDEEAGLSEQLIYGSGGTEVIETTTSSEEEGDWNEVSKSFSPMLGGKARREQTLVNGVVVSTQIYDKGDLVASTDREGHTTTYTYDGYGRPETETRPSVNGTMVTTYGYDVLGRLETSTTQGGSLSLSSQTTYYPSGEVASRTDASGLVTTYQYSTGPSGNRVETITRPNGKTQITEYHLDGQIKSITGTGVIPEFYDYQVEPNGNLSTTHYIGSSDPTSPRWTRTTYDWLGRIESQSQPAFSGGEQTTNYVYNAITGLLERQERTGLADILYEYDPLARQSKQGLDLAGDDDVLTLASTDRLTETEQRFVKESNTWFRQITTSRYLSDDGITDIHKTISKEQVSGLQIGGLLNKSIFIQDIDNNNATTTTMTRMLTTPGVVTSTTDVPDSSSDQVDVYSNGQLASSTNPSIPAGENAITLYTYDDLDRLDTLTDPRGVKTTYSYYTTSASGGLKGQIQTMITSTNPSSPGPTHNKVRYEYYMDGELGAGQIKLQQNIRPLDDVVLNETRFQYDDLNRLTHQWGSATYPKKYGYNGYGDQTTLETYRAGTGWNSASLPSAFSSPGDITTWNYQPSTGLLTSKIYADNKGTSYTYYDSSLLQTRVWERDSGLTTSYSYNGAGQLEDTTYSDGTTDIIRTYDRAGRLATVQDDAGTHTLTHAFDGGLEQTIISGSGVLSGTTLNPGYDAWGRRNNFAIPTSSISQSMTYNASTGRLSSFAQDANLVTYGYEPESNLIKTMTSNNGSSDVLTKTKTFDTISRMSSFSVNSGTLSLTNDLDALNRRITTNRQDGTYWDYFYNDRNEVVSASQHFSNDEFMPGRNFSYTYDHIGNRLTFEDQSAQPNSGPFDYTANQLNQHVDREVSNFKWITGTADSAAYVTINGNLADRMGPDGAYFSWPLELDPETALLFRETDISIKAKLPAAGGNGETLVASDDGSVITPRSPQGFNYDDDGNLTFDGLWTYTWNAENRLIAVESNAAMPTLVKKKLEFVYDYLGRRIQKKVFNHDGSSYVLDRTRKFLYDGWNMVAELDGSDTLLKSYLWGTDLSGTAQGAGGVGGLLAVTDHLAGKTYYTLSDANGNVINLFDSADGSVAATYEYSPFGQVLRATGPAAQINPFRFSSKYQDDETQLNYYGYRYYSADLGRWLNRDPLGDRMFVYMSLTQDQVEFDSNGDLSRLIEKAESQPYLFVDNSPVNDVDLLGLYIIDVMIETEIKPPDTASGIKSRHSVTIDTTKSKITRDSPKIFNTFGIPGTGSGSLTAKFDKFLSNPCVFKLEMSGTAETVLRGFPFTIGGAPRRNEIIDYDFNFLIDIAKFEVTLSGGHDGYPSYLILFDGKSVYSFRQTTLRALAPPDDDTKVFKDFKFRASNN